A genomic window from Mesosutterella faecium includes:
- a CDS encoding homoserine dehydrogenase has protein sequence MEAIRIGLAGAGTVGGGVVRVLARNREQIAARAGASILVQRVICRHPENRSDLAPLVGELGLDWHALIDDPEISIVVEAMGGIEPARSFILAAIEAGKHVVTANKALLAKHGNEIFAAAARKGVIVGFEAAVAGGVPIIKALRESLVANRIESVVGIINGTSNYILTCMRKEHISFDEALKRAQEMGYAEADPSFDIDGIDSAHKLSILSSIAFGGPISFDKAYIEGIRGLQSLDIEYAEELGYRVKLLGITKRRGNGIELRVHPALVPERRLLAHVGGVMNAVVVKGDAVGSTLYYGRGAGSEPTASSIIADIVDVVRLIGVSANHQVPPLGYRVANEEYLPVLPMGETVCSFYMRIHVKDSPGVLADVSRVFADMGISIEALTQREARVGDSSTSIVLMTHTAREDAVQEAIRRIEALDSVTGRVILLRKEELN, from the coding sequence ATGGAAGCGATCAGGATTGGGCTTGCGGGAGCAGGAACGGTGGGCGGCGGCGTCGTGCGGGTGCTCGCGCGCAACAGGGAGCAGATTGCGGCCCGGGCCGGCGCGAGCATCTTGGTTCAGAGGGTCATCTGCCGTCACCCGGAGAACCGCTCGGACCTCGCCCCGCTCGTGGGCGAGCTCGGACTGGACTGGCACGCCCTCATCGACGACCCCGAGATTTCCATCGTGGTCGAGGCGATGGGCGGGATCGAGCCGGCCCGCAGCTTCATTCTCGCGGCGATCGAGGCCGGCAAGCACGTCGTCACGGCCAACAAGGCGCTGCTCGCGAAGCACGGCAACGAGATCTTCGCCGCGGCGGCCCGCAAGGGCGTGATCGTGGGGTTCGAGGCCGCGGTGGCCGGCGGGGTGCCGATCATCAAGGCCCTGCGCGAATCGCTCGTCGCCAACCGCATCGAGTCGGTCGTGGGCATCATCAACGGCACTTCGAACTACATCCTCACCTGCATGCGCAAGGAGCACATCTCCTTTGACGAGGCGCTCAAGCGCGCTCAGGAGATGGGCTACGCGGAGGCCGACCCGTCCTTCGACATCGACGGGATCGACTCGGCGCACAAGCTCTCCATCCTCTCCTCGATCGCCTTCGGCGGCCCCATTTCCTTCGACAAGGCCTACATCGAGGGCATCCGCGGCCTGCAGTCCCTCGACATCGAGTACGCCGAGGAGCTGGGCTACCGGGTGAAGCTGCTCGGCATCACCAAGCGGCGCGGCAACGGCATCGAACTGCGCGTGCACCCCGCGCTCGTGCCCGAGCGGCGGCTGCTCGCCCATGTGGGCGGCGTCATGAACGCGGTCGTCGTGAAGGGAGACGCCGTGGGCTCGACCCTTTACTACGGGCGCGGCGCAGGCTCGGAGCCCACGGCCTCCTCGATCATCGCCGACATCGTCGACGTGGTGCGCCTGATCGGCGTGTCGGCCAACCACCAGGTGCCGCCCCTGGGCTACAGGGTCGCCAACGAGGAGTACCTGCCGGTGCTGCCGATGGGCGAGACGGTCTGCTCGTTTTACATGCGCATCCACGTGAAGGACAGCCCCGGGGTCCTCGCCGACGTGAGCCGGGTGTTCGCCGACATGGGCATCAGCATCGAGGCGCTCACCCAGCGCGAGGCCCGCGTGGGCGACAGCTCGACCTCGATCGTCCTCATGACGCACACGGCCCGCGAGGACGCGGTCCAGGAGGCCATCCGCCGCATCGAGGCGCTCGACAGCGTGACCGGCCGCGTGATCCTGCTGCGAAAGGAAGAGCTCAACTGA
- the thrC gene encoding threonine synthase has product MRYVSTRGGDAPATYAEIVLRGLAQDGGLFVPQSYPCVTPSELRRWRGLSYADLAFEVLRLFASGIDEEALRGLCRSTYTAQTYCNARPGQDASEITPLLWLEDGLGLLQLSNGPTLAFKDMAMQFLGALFEHLLGLQGRRLNILGATSGDTGSAAEYAMRGRRGIRVFMLSPYGRMSAFQRAQMYSLQDPNIFNIAVKGTFDQAQDIVKAVSNDHAFKASHAIGTVNSINWARVAAQTVYYFKGWLAATERDDEQVSFAVPSGNFGDVLAGWIARQMGLPVASLIVATNENDVLAEFFETGCYRPRDPAHTYVTSSPSMDISRASNFERYVFDVTGRSPERLRALWKELGEKGSFTLSGSDWERVKASGFCAGRSVHADRLRTIRGLWEERGVLVDPHTADGITVARRKRLPGVKCICLETAQPAKFAATIREAAGIVPPVPPSCAGLEDRPQRFEVMEPDARAVKDYIDRHTSEP; this is encoded by the coding sequence ATCCGTTACGTTTCAACCCGGGGCGGAGACGCCCCGGCCACTTACGCCGAGATCGTGCTGCGGGGGCTCGCCCAGGACGGCGGCCTTTTCGTCCCGCAGAGCTACCCGTGCGTGACCCCGTCCGAGCTGCGCCGCTGGCGCGGCCTGTCCTACGCGGACCTCGCCTTCGAGGTGCTGCGGCTCTTCGCGAGCGGGATCGATGAGGAGGCGCTGCGGGGCCTCTGCCGCTCGACCTACACCGCGCAGACCTACTGCAACGCGAGGCCCGGCCAGGACGCCTCGGAGATCACGCCGCTGCTGTGGCTCGAGGACGGGCTGGGGCTGCTGCAGCTCTCCAACGGCCCGACGCTCGCCTTCAAGGACATGGCGATGCAGTTCCTCGGGGCGCTCTTCGAACATCTGCTGGGGCTGCAGGGGCGGCGGCTCAACATCCTGGGCGCCACCTCGGGCGACACCGGCTCGGCCGCCGAGTATGCGATGCGCGGCAGGCGCGGCATCCGCGTCTTCATGCTCTCGCCCTACGGCCGCATGAGCGCGTTCCAGCGCGCGCAGATGTATTCGCTGCAGGATCCCAACATTTTCAACATCGCCGTGAAGGGGACGTTCGACCAGGCGCAGGACATCGTGAAGGCGGTCTCCAACGACCACGCCTTCAAGGCCTCGCACGCCATCGGGACGGTGAACTCCATCAACTGGGCGCGCGTGGCCGCGCAGACCGTCTACTACTTCAAGGGCTGGCTCGCGGCCACTGAGCGCGACGACGAGCAGGTGTCCTTCGCGGTCCCCAGCGGAAACTTCGGCGACGTGCTCGCCGGCTGGATCGCGCGCCAGATGGGGCTGCCCGTCGCGAGCCTCATCGTGGCTACCAACGAGAACGACGTGCTCGCCGAGTTCTTCGAGACCGGCTGCTACCGGCCCCGGGACCCCGCCCACACCTACGTGACCTCCTCGCCCTCGATGGACATCAGCCGCGCGTCGAATTTCGAGCGCTACGTCTTCGACGTGACGGGGCGCAGCCCCGAGCGGCTGCGCGCGCTCTGGAAGGAGCTGGGCGAAAAAGGCTCCTTCACGCTCTCGGGCAGTGACTGGGAGCGGGTGAAGGCCTCGGGCTTCTGCGCGGGCCGCAGCGTGCACGCCGACCGCCTCCGCACGATCCGCGGCCTCTGGGAGGAGCGCGGGGTGCTCGTCGACCCCCACACGGCCGACGGGATTACGGTGGCGCGCAGAAAGCGCCTCCCCGGGGTGAAGTGCATCTGCCTGGAGACCGCGCAGCCCGCGAAGTTCGCCGCGACGATCCGCGAGGCGGCCGGGATCGTGCCGCCGGTGCCGCCCTCCTGCGCGGGCCTGGAGGACAGGCCCCAGCGGTTCGAGGTGATGGAGCCCGACGCGCGGGCCGTCAAGGACTATATCGACAGGCACACTTCGGAGCCGTAG
- the mobB gene encoding molybdopterin-guanine dinucleotide biosynthesis protein B encodes MFLVGFVGYSGSGKTTLAVRVVSELRARGFSVSAVKDAHHHVETDTPGKDTWRYREAGARQVVLRTPERWAVMEETPEGRVPLGEILRALRPVDIVVVEGFKHEGRFPRIEVRRRGCTSPALWLERGDIAAVATDDPELEAPAQLARLDVNSPSEVADFVEGLLEGEPGQQFGEEEK; translated from the coding sequence ATGTTTCTCGTCGGTTTTGTAGGCTACTCCGGCAGCGGCAAGACTACGCTTGCCGTCCGGGTGGTCTCCGAGCTTCGGGCGCGGGGCTTTTCGGTCTCTGCCGTGAAGGACGCCCACCATCATGTCGAGACGGACACGCCGGGGAAGGACACCTGGCGCTACCGCGAGGCGGGGGCGCGGCAGGTGGTGCTGCGCACCCCGGAGCGCTGGGCTGTGATGGAGGAGACCCCGGAGGGACGCGTGCCGCTCGGCGAAATCCTGCGAGCCCTGCGGCCCGTGGACATTGTGGTGGTCGAGGGCTTCAAGCACGAGGGGCGCTTTCCGAGAATCGAGGTGAGGCGGCGGGGCTGCACTTCGCCCGCGCTCTGGCTGGAGCGCGGCGACATCGCCGCGGTCGCCACCGACGATCCGGAGCTCGAGGCGCCCGCGCAGCTCGCGCGGCTTGACGTGAACAGCCCCTCGGAGGTGGCGGATTTTGTGGAGGGGCTTCTTGAGGGAGAGCCCGGTCAACAGTTTGGAGAGGAAGAGAAATGA
- the glp gene encoding gephyrin-like molybdotransferase Glp, with translation MIPFREALKTLLEAARPVERTETVPTLYAESRILAEDIVSAIDVPPADNSQMDGYAVRSEDLSGASESSPVTLPVSQRIPAGRVGTRLEPGSAARIFTGAPIPPGADAVVQQELAQAGEGCVTFRAPVPRGRFIRPAGGDFKAGQPVLHAGEKLTPSKLGLAAAAGRAYVRVRQKLRVGIFCSGDELMRPGEPLRPGAIYNSNRYQLRALLHALGCEVEDVGSVGDTLEATVEAFERAARTSDVIITTGGMSVGEEDHVKPAVKSLGELTMWRLAVKPGKPFAFGQVRGVPFLGLPGNPVAVFVETLMLVRPYLAAMQGEKANPVRPIAVRADFDWKGGEREEFIRVRRNDAGGLDLMPNQNSQILSSCAFADGIVDVPVGGVIARGDSVDYYPLAEFLA, from the coding sequence ATGATTCCCTTTCGTGAGGCATTGAAAACGCTGCTTGAGGCGGCCCGCCCGGTCGAGCGGACGGAGACCGTCCCGACGCTTTACGCCGAGTCCCGGATTCTCGCCGAGGACATCGTCTCGGCGATCGACGTGCCGCCCGCGGACAATTCCCAGATGGACGGCTACGCGGTGCGCTCGGAGGACCTTTCCGGAGCCTCGGAGAGCAGCCCCGTGACGCTGCCCGTCTCGCAGCGCATTCCCGCGGGCCGCGTGGGCACGAGGCTCGAGCCGGGAAGCGCCGCCCGGATTTTCACCGGCGCGCCCATTCCCCCCGGAGCCGACGCCGTGGTGCAGCAGGAGCTCGCCCAGGCGGGCGAGGGCTGCGTCACCTTCCGCGCGCCGGTGCCGCGCGGCCGCTTCATCCGTCCCGCGGGCGGAGACTTCAAGGCGGGGCAGCCGGTGCTGCACGCCGGCGAGAAGCTCACGCCCTCGAAGCTCGGGCTCGCGGCCGCCGCGGGACGCGCGTACGTCCGTGTGCGCCAGAAGCTGCGCGTCGGCATCTTCTGCTCGGGCGACGAGCTCATGCGCCCGGGCGAGCCCCTGAGGCCGGGGGCCATCTACAACTCCAACCGCTACCAGCTGCGGGCGCTGCTGCACGCGCTCGGCTGCGAGGTCGAGGACGTGGGCAGCGTCGGCGACACGCTGGAGGCCACGGTCGAGGCCTTCGAGCGGGCGGCGCGCACCTCGGACGTGATCATCACGACCGGCGGCATGAGCGTGGGCGAGGAAGACCACGTGAAGCCCGCGGTAAAGAGCCTCGGGGAGCTCACGATGTGGCGGCTCGCCGTGAAGCCCGGCAAGCCCTTCGCCTTCGGCCAGGTGCGGGGTGTGCCGTTTCTGGGGCTGCCCGGCAATCCCGTGGCGGTTTTCGTGGAGACGCTGATGCTGGTGCGCCCGTACCTGGCCGCCATGCAGGGCGAAAAGGCGAACCCCGTGCGGCCGATCGCCGTGCGCGCGGACTTCGACTGGAAGGGCGGCGAGCGCGAGGAGTTCATCCGGGTGCGCCGCAATGACGCGGGCGGGCTCGACCTGATGCCCAACCAGAACTCCCAGATCCTGTCCTCGTGCGCGTTTGCCGACGGCATCGTCGACGTGCCGGTGGGCGGGGTGATCGCCCGCGGCGACTCCGTGGACTACTATCCGCTCGCGGAGTTCCTCGCCTGA
- the moaD gene encoding molybdopterin converting factor subunit 1, whose amino-acid sequence MKIKVMYFAFMRDAMGRSSEVVDAPESVKTVSELRAYLMGQGDPWASAFTNVKRVRSSVNQVMAAEDAPVKAGDEVAFFPPVTGG is encoded by the coding sequence ATGAAAATCAAGGTGATGTATTTTGCGTTCATGCGCGACGCGATGGGCCGCTCCAGCGAGGTGGTGGACGCCCCCGAGTCGGTGAAGACGGTCTCGGAGCTGCGCGCGTACCTCATGGGGCAGGGGGACCCCTGGGCCTCGGCCTTCACGAACGTGAAGCGCGTGCGCTCGTCCGTGAACCAGGTGATGGCCGCCGAGGACGCGCCGGTGAAGGCGGGCGACGAAGTGGCTTTCTTCCCTCCGGTGACGGGAGGCTGA
- the moaE gene encoding molybdopterin synthase catalytic subunit MoaE codes for MGVTKVEVRHEDFSLEEEMAALRRQDQSAGAAVSFVGVVRNRNQGERILALELEHYPGMTESAIRTIVSDARKRWEIEDVVVIHRVGRLAIGEQIVLCLVTSAHRGEAFSACEFIMDWLKTEAPFWKREQTPKGLRWVEARESDERSRDRWKTPGQGA; via the coding sequence ATGGGCGTCACTAAGGTCGAAGTAAGGCACGAGGATTTCAGCCTCGAAGAGGAAATGGCGGCGCTGCGGCGGCAGGACCAGAGCGCGGGCGCGGCCGTGAGCTTCGTGGGCGTCGTGCGCAACCGCAACCAGGGCGAGCGCATCCTCGCCCTCGAGCTCGAGCACTACCCGGGCATGACCGAGTCGGCGATCCGCACGATCGTCTCGGACGCGAGAAAGCGCTGGGAAATCGAGGATGTCGTGGTGATCCACCGCGTGGGCAGGCTCGCGATCGGCGAGCAGATCGTGCTCTGCCTGGTCACCTCCGCGCACCGCGGCGAGGCCTTCAGCGCCTGCGAGTTCATCATGGACTGGCTCAAGACCGAGGCGCCTTTCTGGAAGCGCGAGCAGACCCCGAAGGGGCTGCGCTGGGTGGAGGCGAGGGAAAGCGACGAGCGCTCCCGCGACCGCTGGAAGACGCCCGGGCAGGGCGCCTGA